In one Dermatophilaceae bacterium Sec6.4 genomic region, the following are encoded:
- a CDS encoding MauE/DoxX family redox-associated membrane protein, giving the protein MSTIHLAVTLVMVGVLLLSGIAKLRDHAGTVAAIKGFGVIPVPEDARALVARVVPVVEIVLAIGLLVTSGPSFIVIGTLVVALMLGFTVLVSVTLARGEAPSCHCFGELTPEPISKSTAIRNAVLTVFAVVVAYGVLPATGVWRTVRDESGWQVTWAFTVLVASAALAALYFLWRREASQRAALTVELESRPVGVVAEPVDIPDIELVDALGARVNLVELAQDKAQLLVFISPTCINCHDLVPHVPMWSAAFMDQVDVALVTIGSVEDTLAEFNDVIGDLSLYGDENAVAQLSLNVGATPAAVLIGTNGKVSAGPALGAERISELVSAIVQAVGVNVVTGMAHAPSDKQVAQQEEVNRSSLPGDDFETLNPMVALDDGEELLFADAVARFGGGEPVPVVAWRDSCGFCESITPAMLEPNAAGDVLLLINESISTVRAQGFTGPVMQVIDSDAGSVLGVPGTPAGYPVLNGRKAPGGGVGGPDVLKMLGFVVTEDGHVHKNIELEALDHSH; this is encoded by the coding sequence TTGAGCACTATTCACCTAGCCGTCACATTAGTGATGGTGGGGGTTCTCCTACTCAGCGGAATAGCGAAGCTTCGCGATCACGCAGGTACAGTCGCTGCCATCAAGGGCTTTGGCGTCATCCCCGTGCCGGAAGATGCCCGCGCATTGGTCGCTAGGGTAGTTCCTGTTGTCGAGATCGTTCTGGCGATTGGTCTCTTGGTCACGTCTGGCCCTTCCTTCATCGTTATCGGTACTCTGGTTGTCGCGTTAATGCTCGGGTTCACCGTCCTGGTGAGCGTGACGCTGGCACGCGGCGAAGCGCCGTCGTGTCACTGTTTCGGTGAGTTGACTCCTGAACCAATCTCAAAGTCCACGGCAATCCGTAACGCGGTGCTTACCGTTTTCGCGGTTGTGGTGGCCTATGGGGTACTTCCTGCTACCGGAGTGTGGCGGACAGTCCGCGACGAGTCTGGGTGGCAGGTCACGTGGGCATTTACCGTGCTGGTTGCCTCGGCGGCACTCGCGGCGCTTTACTTCCTGTGGCGCCGCGAGGCCTCCCAGAGGGCAGCGCTTACCGTGGAGCTGGAGTCCCGACCTGTTGGCGTCGTCGCGGAACCGGTGGATATTCCTGACATCGAACTTGTCGATGCTCTGGGGGCTCGAGTCAATCTGGTGGAGTTGGCACAAGATAAGGCTCAACTGCTGGTCTTCATTTCTCCGACCTGCATCAATTGCCATGATCTCGTCCCCCACGTCCCTATGTGGTCGGCGGCATTCATGGATCAGGTAGACGTCGCACTGGTCACGATAGGTTCGGTTGAGGACACCTTGGCGGAATTCAACGATGTTATCGGCGATCTGTCGCTCTATGGCGACGAGAACGCAGTCGCTCAATTGAGTCTCAATGTAGGAGCGACTCCGGCAGCGGTCCTTATCGGCACCAATGGCAAGGTCTCGGCGGGCCCGGCTCTTGGGGCTGAGCGCATCAGTGAATTGGTCAGCGCGATCGTCCAAGCAGTCGGGGTCAACGTGGTGACAGGTATGGCGCACGCCCCCAGTGACAAGCAGGTTGCGCAGCAGGAAGAAGTCAACCGCAGCTCACTCCCGGGCGATGACTTCGAGACACTGAACCCGATGGTGGCCCTGGATGATGGCGAAGAGCTGTTGTTCGCGGATGCCGTTGCGCGCTTCGGCGGCGGCGAACCGGTGCCGGTAGTTGCCTGGCGTGACTCGTGTGGATTTTGCGAGTCGATCACTCCGGCGATGCTGGAGCCCAATGCTGCCGGTGATGTGCTGCTGTTGATCAATGAATCGATCAGCACAGTCCGGGCACAGGGCTTCACCGGTCCGGTAATGCAGGTAATCGACTCTGATGCCGGATCTGTTCTGGGTGTGCCTGGCACGCCGGCTGGATACCCGGTGTTGAACGGCCGTAAGGCCCCCGGTGGCGGAGTCGGAGGACCGGACGTATTGAAGATGCTAGGCTTCGTGGTTACCGAAGACGGCCACGTGCACAAGAACATCGAGCTCGAAGCACTGGATCACTCGCACTGA
- a CDS encoding FMN-binding glutamate synthase family protein: MSKLGGLGIGAGAIAALAARDLLQKRHSILRNYPVIGHSRFLLEGLRPELQQYFIERNWDGRPFDRDTRTLIYERAKGTAAELSFGTERDVYRPGYEYLIHTTTPLEAPDQPPRVMIGGPDCKKPYSMALVNVSAMSFGALSANAIRALNKGAAMGGFAHDTGEGGLSKYHEENGGDLVWEIGSGYFGTRTKDGHFDEEQFAEKSNRDQVKCVSIKLSQGAKPGIGGVLPGAKVTRQIADVRGVPEGQKCVSPAAHTAFSTPIELIQFIARLRELTGGKPVGFKLCVGSRRDFLAICKAMLQVGTAPDFIIVDGSEGGTAAAPLEYEDHVGMPLTDGLMIVHNALVGAGLRDRIKIGASGKIVGGSDVVKRLIQGADYTNSARAMMMAIGCIQSQKCHTDKCPTGVATQNERRSRALDVGDKSMRVKRYQEATVIQAARMMASLGATSPDELSPHMLRRNVDFGTTQSYYELYEWLSPGQLLSKGPATWADDWDAASADHFVPQISHRR; this comes from the coding sequence GTGAGCAAACTGGGTGGACTCGGTATCGGAGCAGGGGCGATCGCCGCGCTTGCGGCTCGTGACCTACTGCAGAAAAGACATTCCATTCTGCGTAACTACCCGGTGATCGGGCACAGCCGGTTCCTGCTGGAGGGTCTGCGCCCGGAGCTGCAGCAGTACTTCATCGAACGGAACTGGGACGGCCGCCCGTTCGATCGCGACACCCGCACGTTGATCTACGAGCGCGCGAAAGGAACTGCGGCCGAGCTGTCCTTCGGCACCGAGCGGGACGTGTACAGACCCGGCTACGAGTACCTCATCCACACCACCACGCCGTTGGAAGCACCGGATCAGCCGCCGCGAGTGATGATCGGCGGGCCGGACTGCAAGAAGCCGTACAGCATGGCGCTGGTCAACGTGTCTGCGATGAGCTTCGGCGCATTGTCGGCCAACGCGATCCGTGCGCTCAACAAAGGCGCTGCGATGGGTGGCTTTGCGCACGACACCGGCGAGGGCGGGCTGTCCAAGTATCACGAGGAGAACGGCGGCGATCTGGTCTGGGAGATCGGGTCGGGCTATTTCGGCACCCGCACCAAGGACGGCCATTTCGACGAGGAGCAGTTCGCCGAGAAATCGAACCGCGACCAGGTCAAGTGCGTGTCCATCAAACTGAGCCAGGGAGCCAAGCCGGGGATCGGCGGGGTGCTGCCCGGTGCGAAGGTCACCAGGCAGATCGCCGACGTGCGTGGCGTGCCGGAGGGGCAGAAGTGCGTGAGCCCGGCCGCTCACACGGCGTTCAGCACACCGATCGAACTCATCCAGTTCATCGCGCGGCTGCGCGAACTGACCGGCGGCAAACCGGTCGGGTTCAAGTTGTGCGTGGGATCGCGGCGTGACTTCCTGGCCATCTGCAAGGCAATGCTGCAGGTAGGCACAGCTCCCGACTTCATCATCGTGGACGGCAGCGAGGGTGGCACAGCCGCTGCACCGCTGGAATATGAGGATCACGTCGGGATGCCGCTCACGGATGGGCTGATGATCGTGCACAACGCGCTCGTCGGCGCGGGCCTGCGAGACAGGATCAAGATCGGTGCCAGCGGCAAGATCGTCGGCGGTAGTGATGTGGTCAAACGACTGATCCAAGGTGCTGACTACACCAACTCCGCCCGCGCCATGATGATGGCGATCGGCTGCATCCAGTCCCAGAAATGCCACACAGACAAATGCCCGACAGGTGTCGCCACCCAGAACGAACGGCGTTCGCGGGCGCTGGATGTCGGCGACAAGAGCATGCGGGTCAAGCGCTATCAGGAAGCAACGGTGATTCAGGCGGCCAGGATGATGGCCAGTCTGGGCGCCACCAGCCCCGACGAGCTCAGCCCACATATGCTGCGCCGCAATGTCGATTTCGGCACCACCCAGTCCTACTACGAGCTGTACGAGTGGCTTTCGCCCGGGCAGCTATTGTCCAAAGGACCTGCGACCTGGGCCGATGACTGGGATGCCGCCAGTGCCGACCATTTCGTGCCGCAGATCTCCCACCGACGCTAA
- a CDS encoding alpha/beta hydrolase yields the protein MVSYIDAHDGERLAVHEVGHGRPLVLIHGYFSTARVNWIAYGHAQLIANRGYRVIMPDLRGHGDSAKPHDSERYRGDILADDGLALVEQLGLTDYDLGGYSLGARTTARMLVRGATPGRVVLGGMGLSGITRTGGRGEHFREVLTATETYPRYSPLWKSQSFLRKTGGDPVALLHVLESFVDTPDNDLSCITAPTLVVCGEHDLDNGSPQELVDALPNARLALVPGDHMSAVADKALGQAIARFLGDASDV from the coding sequence GTGGTCTCTTACATCGACGCGCACGACGGCGAGCGGCTCGCCGTCCACGAGGTCGGCCACGGCCGGCCGCTCGTCCTGATCCACGGGTACTTCTCCACCGCGAGGGTGAACTGGATCGCCTATGGGCACGCCCAGTTGATCGCAAATCGCGGATACCGGGTGATCATGCCCGACCTGCGCGGTCACGGCGACAGCGCAAAACCGCATGACAGCGAGCGCTACCGGGGCGACATCCTGGCCGATGACGGGCTCGCCCTGGTCGAGCAGCTCGGTCTGACCGACTACGACCTCGGCGGGTATTCCCTCGGTGCCCGCACGACCGCCCGAATGCTGGTGCGTGGCGCCACTCCCGGACGCGTGGTGCTGGGCGGGATGGGACTGTCCGGCATCACCCGCACGGGCGGTCGTGGCGAGCACTTCCGCGAGGTGCTGACCGCGACAGAGACCTACCCGCGGTATTCACCGTTGTGGAAGAGCCAGTCCTTCCTGCGCAAGACCGGCGGCGATCCGGTCGCGCTGCTGCACGTACTGGAGTCGTTCGTCGACACCCCCGACAACGACCTGTCGTGCATCACCGCCCCGACGTTGGTGGTGTGCGGCGAACACGACCTGGACAACGGATCGCCGCAGGAGCTGGTCGACGCTCTGCCGAACGCGCGCCTGGCACTGGTGCCCGGTGATCACATGAGCGCCGTCGCCGACAAGGCACTGGGTCAGGCCATCGCCCGCTTCCTCGGCGACGCATCGGACGTCTGA
- the glgX gene encoding glycogen debranching protein GlgX, translating to MPAPRRPDHVPPPYGATLTDDGAEFAVYAGHANAVRLCLFDDSGTERQIPMVPHVHGTWSVHAPGVREGQRYGYRVDGPWDPASGQRHNPAKLLLDPYTRAIDGQVQWAPQVYGNVVDELLVGGDVRDDRDSAAFVPRSVIVDDQFDWGGVSAPMVSWSDTVIYETHIVGMTHDLPGVPEHLRGTYAGMAHPVTIEHLRSLGVTTVELLPVQASASEPQVEQRGLINYWGYNTLGFFAPHLPYAASDDPVESVAEFKGMVKLLHAAGIEVILDVVYNHTCEQSARGGSTLSWRGLDSRAYYRLDGRGNDIDVTGCGNTLDLRHPVTVRMVMDSLRYWVCEMHVDGFRFDLAVALARGLDDSFHPDHPFLMALRTDPVLADVKLIAEPWDLGMHGWRTGQFPTPFGEWNDRFRDTVRTFWLPDLARDAAGESGHGVRELATCIAGSAELFHDSRRGPLASINFITAHDGFTVADLTAYNRKHNDANGEGNRDGTDNNSSWNHGVEDHESAAPEVDELRRRSMRNLLGTLILSSGVPMLTGGDEFGRTQHGNNNPYCQNSEISWYDWDLAPWQSALNHTVRHLVQIRRDHPVLRQRHFFPGGPVEGQTLPALHWHAADGQILTADQWNNGRTRTMSVVFDGAAVGDDRLLLLFHGGAAESAVTLPDQSGIAAWELLWDSRFEETSEITRDRTPLGAPYEVPAATLAVFRGV from the coding sequence ATGCCTGCCCCGCGCCGCCCCGACCATGTCCCACCGCCGTACGGCGCGACGCTCACCGACGACGGTGCGGAGTTCGCCGTCTATGCGGGCCACGCCAACGCAGTACGGCTCTGTCTCTTCGACGATTCCGGCACCGAGCGGCAAATCCCGATGGTGCCTCACGTGCACGGCACCTGGTCCGTGCACGCCCCGGGGGTGCGGGAAGGTCAGCGGTACGGATACCGGGTCGACGGGCCGTGGGATCCGGCCAGTGGGCAGCGCCACAACCCCGCCAAGTTGCTGCTGGACCCCTACACCCGCGCCATCGACGGGCAGGTGCAGTGGGCTCCGCAGGTCTACGGGAACGTCGTGGACGAACTACTCGTCGGGGGTGACGTGCGCGATGACCGCGACAGCGCCGCCTTCGTGCCCCGCAGCGTCATCGTGGATGACCAGTTCGACTGGGGTGGGGTGAGCGCGCCGATGGTCTCCTGGAGTGACACCGTGATCTACGAGACGCACATCGTCGGGATGACCCACGACCTGCCCGGCGTCCCCGAGCACCTGCGCGGCACCTACGCGGGGATGGCGCACCCGGTCACCATCGAGCACCTGCGCTCGCTCGGCGTCACCACCGTGGAGTTACTGCCCGTGCAGGCCAGCGCTTCGGAGCCGCAGGTCGAGCAGCGCGGCCTGATCAACTACTGGGGTTACAACACGCTCGGCTTCTTCGCGCCGCACCTGCCCTATGCCGCCTCCGACGATCCGGTCGAGTCCGTTGCCGAGTTCAAGGGCATGGTCAAGCTGCTGCACGCGGCTGGCATCGAGGTCATCCTGGACGTGGTCTATAACCACACCTGCGAGCAGAGCGCCCGCGGCGGCTCCACCCTGTCCTGGCGCGGTCTGGACAGTCGCGCCTATTACCGTCTGGATGGTCGCGGCAACGACATCGACGTCACGGGCTGCGGCAACACCCTCGATCTACGCCACCCGGTCACCGTGCGGATGGTGATGGATTCGCTGCGCTACTGGGTGTGCGAGATGCACGTCGACGGTTTCCGGTTCGACCTGGCGGTGGCGCTCGCGCGCGGTCTGGACGACAGCTTCCACCCCGATCACCCCTTCCTGATGGCGCTGCGCACCGATCCCGTACTCGCGGACGTCAAGCTGATCGCGGAGCCCTGGGATCTGGGTATGCACGGGTGGCGCACGGGTCAGTTCCCGACGCCGTTCGGGGAGTGGAACGACCGGTTCCGGGACACGGTGCGCACCTTCTGGCTGCCCGACCTGGCGCGCGACGCTGCCGGGGAGAGCGGGCACGGGGTACGCGAGCTGGCGACCTGTATCGCCGGGTCGGCCGAGCTGTTCCACGACTCACGGCGCGGTCCGCTGGCCTCCATCAACTTCATCACGGCGCACGATGGATTCACCGTGGCCGACCTCACCGCGTACAACCGCAAACACAACGACGCCAACGGCGAGGGCAACCGCGACGGAACCGACAACAACTCCTCCTGGAACCACGGCGTGGAGGACCACGAGAGCGCGGCGCCCGAGGTGGACGAACTGCGGCGACGCTCGATGCGCAACCTGCTGGGCACCCTCATCCTGTCTTCGGGCGTGCCCATGTTGACCGGCGGCGACGAGTTCGGGCGTACGCAGCACGGCAACAACAATCCGTACTGCCAGAACAGCGAAATATCCTGGTACGACTGGGATCTCGCGCCGTGGCAGAGCGCGCTGAACCACACGGTTCGCCACCTCGTGCAGATACGCCGCGATCACCCGGTGTTGCGGCAGCGACACTTCTTCCCCGGTGGTCCCGTCGAAGGCCAGACACTTCCGGCCCTGCACTGGCACGCCGCAGACGGTCAGATCCTGACCGCAGACCAGTGGAACAACGGCCGCACCCGCACGATGTCCGTCGTCTTCGACGGGGCGGCTGTCGGCGATGACCGCCTGCTGCTGCTCTTCCACGGTGGCGCCGCTGAGTCGGCCGTGACCCTTCCCGACCAGAGCGGTATCGCAGCATGGGAATTGCTGTGGGACAGCCGCTTCGAGGAGACGTCAGAGATCACCCGGGATCGAACGCCGCTCGGTGCGCCCTACGAGGTGCCCGCTGCCACACTCGCAGTCTTCCGGGGGGTCTGA
- a CDS encoding enoyl-CoA hydratase-related protein: MTDRTYGEYVSLQVADGIAVIRIDRPKMNPLDAAIQEGLAAAAVEVSGRDDVDAVILYGGEKVFAAGADIKEMQHLDYVDMVTRAPRLQACFAAIAAIPQPTVAAIAGYALGGGCELSMTCDFRIAASDAKLGQPEILLGIIPGAGGTQRLTRLVGPARAKDIVFSGRMVDASEALQIGLVDQLCEPGTVLESAKARMSRYVGGPKVALRAAKQAIDRGLDVDLDTGLSIESALFAGLFATSDRAAGMESFVTQGPGKAQFTGR, from the coding sequence ATGACTGATAGGACATACGGCGAGTACGTCTCGCTGCAGGTGGCCGACGGGATCGCTGTGATCCGGATCGACCGCCCCAAGATGAACCCACTCGACGCGGCCATCCAAGAAGGTCTGGCAGCTGCGGCGGTCGAGGTTTCCGGGCGCGACGACGTCGATGCCGTCATCCTGTACGGCGGTGAGAAGGTTTTTGCCGCGGGCGCAGACATCAAAGAAATGCAGCACCTGGACTATGTCGACATGGTCACCCGCGCACCCCGACTGCAGGCCTGTTTCGCTGCGATCGCCGCCATCCCGCAGCCGACCGTGGCTGCCATCGCCGGATACGCGTTGGGCGGCGGGTGCGAGTTGTCGATGACCTGTGACTTCCGGATTGCCGCCAGCGACGCGAAGCTGGGCCAGCCGGAGATCCTGCTGGGCATCATTCCCGGTGCCGGCGGCACCCAGCGGCTGACCCGACTGGTGGGTCCGGCCCGCGCCAAGGACATCGTCTTCTCCGGTCGGATGGTCGACGCGAGCGAGGCGTTGCAGATCGGGCTGGTGGACCAGCTGTGCGAGCCGGGGACGGTGCTCGAATCCGCGAAGGCGCGGATGAGCCGGTACGTCGGCGGGCCGAAGGTGGCGCTACGGGCTGCCAAGCAGGCCATCGACCGAGGCCTGGACGTCGACCTGGACACCGGGCTGAGTATCGAATCGGCGTTGTTCGCCGGCCTGTTCGCTACCAGTGACCGAGCTGCCGGGATGGAGTCGTTCGTCACGCAGGGTCCGGGCAAGGCGCAGTTCACCGGCCGCTGA
- a CDS encoding electron transfer flavoprotein subunit beta/FixA family protein: protein MNIVVCVKYVPDSQSDRTFNDDHTTDRTNVDGLLSELDEYAVEEALKLVEGSEGEVTVLTVGPAVALEAIKKSLKMGAHKGVHVCDDAIHGSDAGGTSLVLAKAIEKIGSPDLVLTGLASTDGTMSVVPAMLAERLGLPQVTQVSELSVADGAVKGRRDTDVASETIEATMPALVGVTDQINEPRYPSLKGIMAAKKKPVETWSLSDLGLDAAQVGFAGAWTKVIDVTQRPARAKGEVTPDEGDGGTKLVEFLSKAKLV from the coding sequence ATGAACATCGTCGTCTGTGTCAAGTACGTGCCGGACTCCCAGAGCGATCGCACGTTCAACGATGACCACACCACCGACCGCACGAACGTCGATGGTCTGCTCTCTGAGTTGGATGAGTACGCCGTGGAAGAAGCGTTGAAGCTGGTCGAAGGCAGCGAGGGTGAGGTCACCGTCCTGACGGTCGGTCCTGCAGTCGCTCTGGAAGCCATCAAGAAGTCGCTCAAGATGGGCGCTCACAAGGGTGTGCACGTCTGCGACGACGCGATCCACGGTTCGGACGCCGGTGGCACCTCGCTGGTGTTGGCCAAGGCCATCGAGAAGATCGGCTCACCAGACCTGGTGCTGACCGGACTGGCATCGACCGACGGCACGATGAGTGTCGTTCCGGCAATGTTGGCCGAGCGCCTCGGGTTGCCTCAGGTAACCCAGGTGTCGGAGTTGTCCGTTGCGGACGGCGCCGTCAAGGGTCGTCGCGACACGGACGTCGCTTCGGAGACCATCGAAGCGACGATGCCCGCGCTGGTCGGCGTGACCGATCAGATCAACGAGCCGCGCTATCCCTCGCTGAAGGGGATCATGGCGGCCAAGAAGAAGCCGGTCGAGACCTGGTCCCTGAGCGACCTCGGCCTGGATGCGGCGCAGGTCGGCTTCGCAGGCGCATGGACGAAGGTCATCGACGTGACGCAGCGTCCGGCGCGCGCGAAGGGCGAGGTGACGCCGGACGAAGGTGACGGCGGAACCAAGCTGGTGGAGTTCCTGTCCAAGGCCAAGCTGGTCTGA
- a CDS encoding electron transfer flavoprotein subunit alpha/FixB family protein has product MAEVLVLVDHTDGAVKKTSAELLTIARRLGTPAAVFIGSNVEAARPRLAQFGAEKVYVIDNPDIDTYLVAPLAEALEAAVKASGDVAAVLVTTSGSNKEAAARLAVKLESGLITDAQDVQASDEGIIATQSVFAGGYTLQGIVTQGTPIITVKPNTTAPQASQASATVVQVELTVSDSAKGAKITDIQEKKASGRPELSEAAIVVSGGRGTGGDFSPVEGFADSLGAAVGASRAAVDAGWYPHSNQVGQTGKQVSPQLYVACGISGAIQHRAGMQTSKTIVAINKDEEAPIFELVDFGVVGDLFNVLPQATEAVKTAKN; this is encoded by the coding sequence ATGGCTGAAGTTCTGGTTCTGGTAGATCACACTGACGGAGCGGTCAAGAAGACCTCTGCGGAGTTGCTCACCATCGCGCGCCGGCTGGGTACGCCTGCCGCCGTGTTCATCGGTAGCAACGTCGAGGCGGCGCGCCCCCGGCTTGCGCAGTTCGGTGCCGAGAAGGTCTACGTCATCGACAACCCGGACATCGACACCTATCTCGTGGCGCCGCTTGCCGAGGCGCTGGAAGCCGCGGTCAAGGCGTCCGGCGACGTGGCGGCCGTCCTCGTGACGACCAGCGGTAGCAACAAGGAGGCCGCTGCCCGTCTTGCGGTCAAGTTGGAGTCGGGTCTGATCACCGACGCGCAGGACGTGCAGGCAAGTGATGAGGGCATCATCGCTACCCAGTCGGTGTTCGCCGGTGGCTACACGCTGCAGGGCATCGTCACCCAGGGCACTCCGATCATCACCGTCAAGCCCAACACCACTGCGCCGCAGGCCTCTCAGGCTTCCGCGACTGTGGTGCAGGTCGAGCTGACCGTCTCCGACAGCGCCAAGGGCGCGAAGATCACCGACATCCAGGAGAAGAAGGCGTCCGGTCGTCCGGAGTTGTCCGAGGCCGCCATCGTGGTCTCCGGCGGTCGTGGCACCGGCGGCGACTTCTCCCCGGTTGAAGGTTTCGCCGACAGTCTCGGCGCAGCAGTCGGCGCCTCGCGCGCAGCGGTGGATGCCGGCTGGTACCCGCACAGCAACCAGGTCGGTCAGACCGGCAAGCAGGTCTCGCCGCAGCTGTACGTGGCGTGCGGGATCTCCGGTGCCATCCAGCACCGTGCCGGCATGCAGACGTCCAAGACGATTGTCGCGATCAACAAGGACGAGGAGGCACCGATCTTCGAACTCGTCGACTTCGGCGTCGTCGGCGATCTGTTCAACGTGCTGCCGCAGGCCACCGAGGCAGTGAAGACCGCCAAGAACTGA
- a CDS encoding MOSC domain-containing protein: MPAAVIAVHVSSVHEFSKDTQDQIVLDEGLGVRGDAHYGATVQHRSRVAVDPSQPNLRQVHLIPVEVLQTVREAGYDVQPGDLGENITTRGIDLRGLPVGTRLTIGDATVTVMGLRNPCHQINGLRSGLLKQFLRTDAAGHVERLAGVMGIVSRAGTIAPGDVITMQLPPQPMFPLTTV, translated from the coding sequence ATGCCCGCAGCAGTGATCGCCGTCCACGTGAGCAGCGTCCACGAATTCAGCAAGGACACGCAAGACCAGATCGTGCTCGACGAAGGCCTGGGGGTGCGCGGCGACGCGCACTACGGAGCGACAGTGCAACACCGGTCGCGTGTCGCTGTCGATCCCAGCCAACCGAATCTGCGGCAGGTGCACCTCATACCGGTGGAGGTTCTGCAGACCGTGCGCGAGGCGGGGTACGACGTGCAGCCCGGTGATCTCGGCGAGAACATCACCACCCGGGGCATCGACCTACGTGGTCTGCCGGTGGGCACTCGACTGACGATCGGCGATGCAACGGTCACGGTGATGGGACTGCGTAACCCCTGTCACCAGATCAACGGGTTGCGCAGCGGCCTGCTCAAGCAATTCCTACGCACCGACGCTGCCGGCCATGTCGAACGACTTGCGGGCGTCATGGGCATCGTTTCCCGCGCCGGTACGATCGCGCCCGGTGACGTGATCACGATGCAACTACCGCCGCAGCCCATGTTCCCGCTCACGACTGTCTGA
- a CDS encoding PPOX class F420-dependent oxidoreductase produces MSPRAATTTRVDATELTDFVRPRHQFVLITTRHDGSPQASPVTGGVDAEGRLVISSYPERAKSRNAARDARVSVLVLSQEFDDEWVQIDGTAQVLAGEEAIEPLVEYFRVISGEHSDWADYRDAMRRQGKCLIRVTPTRWGPIATGGFPPRLTD; encoded by the coding sequence ATGAGTCCCAGAGCTGCCACGACTACCCGCGTCGATGCCACCGAGTTGACCGATTTCGTTCGCCCGAGGCACCAGTTCGTGCTGATCACCACCCGCCATGACGGCTCGCCGCAGGCTTCGCCGGTGACCGGCGGTGTCGACGCCGAGGGCCGACTGGTGATCTCCTCCTATCCGGAGCGCGCGAAGTCCCGTAACGCAGCTCGGGATGCCCGGGTCAGCGTGCTGGTCCTGTCCCAGGAGTTCGACGACGAGTGGGTGCAGATCGACGGTACGGCCCAGGTGCTGGCGGGGGAGGAGGCGATCGAGCCGCTCGTGGAGTATTTCCGGGTGATCTCCGGTGAGCACTCGGACTGGGCGGACTACCGCGACGCGATGCGCCGACAGGGCAAATGCCTGATCCGGGTCACCCCGACGCGATGGGGCCCCATTGCAACGGGGGGATTCCCGCCCCGTCTCACCGACTGA
- a CDS encoding cysteine desulfurase family protein, which yields MRHYLDHAATTPALPQVATAVAEQMAVAGNASSLHASGRAARKVVEESREIVASALGAGPSEVIFTSGGTESDNLAIKGLFYQRRADDPRRTRLVVSAIEHHAVLDCVDFLVAHEGAQVTWVRPDGQGRIDPAAVREAIALDPAQVALVSVMWANNEVGAVQPIAEIAAVAHEFDIPVHTDAVQAMSTLPIDFSGVGTDLLTATGHKIGGPMGVGVLLARRDIRLRALTQGGGQERGLRSGTLDVAAIRGLAVAAAAVTADLPAEQDRLVALRDKMIRGSLDAGYDISVSGPHEVGDVTHRLSGNVHLLVPDCDGDSLLYLLDAAGIECSTGSACQAGVPRPSHVLLAMGVPEKQAGGALRLSLGHTSHDADVAAFLQALPAAVERAQRAHHAGRTGERRR from the coding sequence GTGCGCCACTACCTCGACCACGCCGCGACCACGCCGGCGCTCCCGCAGGTCGCCACAGCCGTTGCCGAACAGATGGCCGTCGCGGGCAATGCCTCCTCACTGCATGCCTCCGGGCGGGCTGCCCGCAAGGTCGTGGAGGAATCGCGCGAGATCGTCGCCTCGGCGCTGGGCGCGGGACCCTCGGAAGTCATCTTCACCTCCGGGGGTACCGAGTCGGACAACCTGGCAATCAAGGGTCTCTTCTACCAGCGCCGCGCGGATGACCCGCGCCGTACCCGGCTGGTCGTATCCGCGATCGAGCACCACGCGGTGTTGGACTGCGTCGACTTCCTGGTCGCCCACGAGGGTGCCCAGGTCACCTGGGTACGCCCCGACGGTCAGGGGCGGATCGACCCCGCCGCGGTCCGCGAGGCCATTGCCCTCGACCCGGCGCAGGTGGCGTTGGTATCGGTGATGTGGGCAAACAACGAGGTGGGCGCCGTGCAACCGATCGCCGAGATCGCGGCGGTGGCGCACGAATTCGACATCCCCGTGCATACCGATGCGGTGCAGGCGATGAGCACGCTGCCGATCGATTTCTCCGGTGTCGGTACGGATCTGCTGACCGCAACCGGTCATAAGATCGGCGGGCCGATGGGTGTCGGTGTACTACTCGCCCGTCGCGACATCCGGCTGCGGGCACTGACACAGGGCGGTGGCCAGGAGCGCGGACTACGCAGCGGCACTCTTGACGTCGCGGCCATTCGCGGGCTGGCAGTTGCGGCAGCCGCCGTCACCGCTGACCTGCCTGCCGAGCAGGACCGGCTGGTGGCGCTACGCGACAAGATGATCCGCGGGTCACTCGATGCGGGGTACGACATCTCGGTGAGCGGTCCGCACGAGGTCGGAGATGTCACGCACCGACTGTCCGGCAATGTGCATCTGCTGGTGCCCGACTGTGACGGTGATTCGCTGCTCTACCTGCTGGATGCGGCCGGCATCGAGTGTTCGACCGGTTCGGCGTGCCAGGCCGGGGTGCCGCGACCCAGCCACGTGCTGCTCGCGATGGGGGTGCCGGAGAAGCAGGCCGGCGGGGCGCTGCGCCTCTCACTCGGTCATACCTCCCACGACGCAGACGTGGCCGCCTTCCTGCAAGCGCTACCGGCGGCCGTCGAACGAGCGCAGCGCGCCCACCATGCCGGACGCACCGGCGAGAGGCGGCGCTGA